The Sediminispirochaeta smaragdinae DSM 11293 genome has a segment encoding these proteins:
- a CDS encoding queuosine precursor transporter, producing MNELFWALMLLFNFGAIILAYRFWGKIGLFIWIPIASIVANIQVTKTIDLFGLTATLGNIVYAGSFLVTDILNENHGKKDARKAVGIGFFSLIAMMVLMNMALWFRPGADDFAQESLVTLFSPMPRIVLASLIAYGVSQLHDVWSYNMWKEKLPARRFIWLRNNISTMISQLIDSVIFTTIAFFGTFPTHVLVEITISTYILKWIVAVCDTPFIYLASSWRERAELMESR from the coding sequence ATGAATGAACTTTTTTGGGCTCTGATGCTTCTTTTTAATTTTGGGGCGATCATCCTGGCATATCGGTTCTGGGGCAAAATCGGACTTTTTATCTGGATACCGATCGCTTCGATTGTCGCCAATATTCAGGTTACGAAGACTATTGATCTTTTCGGCCTGACTGCTACTCTTGGAAACATTGTCTATGCGGGAAGCTTTCTGGTAACGGATATTCTCAATGAAAATCATGGAAAAAAGGATGCCCGTAAGGCCGTCGGAATCGGCTTTTTCTCTCTTATCGCCATGATGGTTCTCATGAATATGGCACTTTGGTTTCGTCCCGGCGCAGATGATTTTGCCCAGGAGAGCCTCGTCACACTTTTTTCTCCCATGCCGAGAATCGTTCTTGCCAGTCTTATCGCTTACGGAGTAAGCCAGCTGCATGATGTCTGGTCGTATAACATGTGGAAAGAGAAGCTGCCTGCACGACGTTTTATTTGGCTGCGAAATAACATCAGCACCATGATCAGCCAGCTCATTGATTCGGTGATCTTTACCACGATTGCCTTCTTCGGTACCTTCCCCACTCATGTTTTGGTCGAGATTACCATCTCTACCTACATCCTCAAGTGGATCGTCGCGGTCTGCGATACCCCGTTTATCTATCTTGCCAGTAGCTGGCGGGAGCGAGCCGAGCTTATGGAGTCTCGGTAA
- a CDS encoding glycosyltransferase family protein: MRIGVGINGEGKGHVTRMIALSQRLQERHELFFWAPETVAPMIAATFPDCLLMPLPLLKFVMNKERIDFFRTGIDNIDTIFQAPAAIKQISDQMKLLRIEGVLSDFEPYSSKAAKHAGIPVLQLNHPGIVLRAQTIMPDAIISKIVAGSMMGEYDESLISSFYHGDIGPILRDNIRTKEPYYGNHIIVYVKKSMEKNVLEALHHVTKREIRVFPSERFDFADSLATSAAVIATSGHQLSCESLYLKKPICSIPVEGQFEQRLNAMMIERSGRGLYAKMDHITSDMKRFFKNLNAYQEESEKPAPEGYCFHDESDKAAFLTERFFVSGGLPLAKKA, encoded by the coding sequence ATGAGAATCGGAGTGGGAATAAACGGAGAGGGGAAAGGTCATGTGACAAGGATGATTGCCCTTTCTCAAAGATTACAAGAACGACACGAACTTTTTTTCTGGGCTCCTGAGACAGTTGCCCCCATGATTGCCGCAACCTTTCCAGATTGTCTATTGATGCCGCTTCCTCTGCTAAAATTTGTCATGAATAAGGAACGAATCGATTTCTTCCGTACCGGTATCGACAATATCGATACTATTTTTCAGGCCCCCGCAGCAATAAAGCAAATCAGCGACCAAATGAAGCTGCTACGTATTGAAGGAGTACTGAGCGATTTTGAACCCTACAGCTCAAAAGCCGCAAAACATGCAGGGATTCCGGTACTCCAACTCAACCATCCGGGAATTGTGCTAAGAGCCCAAACCATCATGCCGGACGCAATCATCAGTAAAATAGTCGCAGGTTCCATGATGGGAGAATATGACGAATCACTTATCAGTTCCTTCTACCACGGCGATATCGGTCCGATACTTCGCGACAACATACGAACAAAAGAGCCTTACTATGGAAATCATATCATCGTCTATGTCAAAAAGAGTATGGAAAAAAATGTTCTCGAAGCCTTACACCATGTTACAAAACGTGAAATACGGGTATTCCCCAGCGAACGCTTTGATTTCGCGGATTCTCTTGCCACAAGTGCCGCCGTCATCGCAACCTCAGGACATCAGCTTAGCTGCGAATCTCTTTATTTAAAGAAGCCGATATGTTCCATTCCGGTAGAAGGGCAATTTGAACAAAGGCTTAATGCGATGATGATAGAACGGTCGGGTCGTGGCCTCTACGCCAAGATGGACCACATCACAAGTGATATGAAACGGTTCTTTAAAAACTTGAACGCATATCAAGAGGAGAGCGAAAAGCCTGCACCCGAGGGATATTGCTTTCATGACGAAAGTGACAAGGCGGCGTTTCTCACGGAACGTTTTTTTGTGAGCGGGGGATTGCCGCTTGCAAAGAAGGCTTAA
- a CDS encoding AMP-dependent synthetase/ligase, with product MENSWDYLDAYRGTLIKGQWPTICEIFTLNAKLFPERLCFTRFSPERESFTYREADLKIRSIAAFFRESGIEPGQRVVISGKNSPEWAISYLAILFAGGVVVPIDYQLETDRIVSLSQFVDAKFVCIDEERFEDFQKKKPAAVSHMFSLSPKKDQYILNMGSSSPVSPSEVGRSEDDIAAILFTSGTTGNEKGVMLTHANLMSDVFQACHPMFMTATEKDIWYALLPLHHSYTMTAVFLESIRYGSELVFAKRMVVKEMMRDLKEGHITMFMAIPLLYNKLLKGMMKEVRGRGLPTHVTVGLFMRISGVCKRFLRINIGKKIFRPLLREVGLDRIRICICGGGPLAPETFRRYNELGLDFVQGYGLTETSPIITLNPLHQFKLRSVGKVFPLVDMKILDPDEDGVGEIAVKGPNITSGYYRDPEATKDLFTSDGFLRTGDVGYLDKEHYLFLTGRKKSLIVTEGGKNVYPEEIEDHFQLFQEIDQIMIKGYIQKKETLAEGIEAIIYPSEEFFKGWTPEDRKKRLEKAVAEVNKELLPYKRITKMTILEKAMETTTTKKIKRNLVLRQLDQLLERSGIK from the coding sequence ATGGAAAATTCATGGGATTATCTTGATGCATATCGGGGAACACTCATAAAAGGCCAATGGCCGACTATTTGTGAGATATTTACGCTCAATGCGAAGCTCTTTCCGGAACGCCTCTGCTTTACCCGCTTTAGCCCTGAAAGGGAGAGCTTTACGTATAGGGAGGCGGATCTCAAAATCAGGTCTATAGCTGCATTTTTTCGGGAAAGCGGGATAGAGCCAGGGCAGAGGGTGGTAATTTCAGGCAAAAACAGCCCTGAATGGGCAATAAGCTACCTTGCGATTCTTTTTGCAGGCGGGGTTGTGGTACCCATCGATTATCAGCTGGAAACCGATCGGATTGTTTCACTCAGCCAGTTTGTCGATGCAAAGTTTGTCTGCATTGATGAAGAACGTTTTGAGGACTTTCAGAAGAAAAAGCCAGCCGCTGTCTCTCACATGTTCAGCCTCTCCCCCAAAAAGGATCAGTACATTTTGAACATGGGATCATCGTCGCCAGTCTCTCCTTCGGAGGTTGGTAGGAGTGAAGACGATATTGCGGCGATTCTGTTTACCAGCGGAACAACAGGAAATGAAAAGGGAGTTATGTTGACTCATGCCAATTTGATGAGTGATGTATTCCAGGCTTGTCATCCGATGTTCATGACCGCAACCGAAAAAGACATCTGGTACGCTCTTCTCCCGCTTCATCACAGTTATACGATGACGGCCGTTTTTCTTGAGTCGATTAGATACGGTTCCGAATTGGTTTTCGCTAAACGAATGGTGGTAAAAGAAATGATGAGAGACCTGAAAGAGGGACATATCACCATGTTTATGGCTATTCCACTGTTATACAATAAATTATTAAAGGGAATGATGAAGGAAGTACGAGGAAGGGGGTTACCGACTCATGTAACGGTAGGCCTATTCATGCGTATCAGCGGAGTGTGTAAGCGTTTTTTAAGAATCAATATCGGAAAAAAGATTTTTAGACCGCTTTTACGAGAGGTCGGTCTGGATAGAATTAGAATTTGTATCTGTGGAGGCGGACCGCTGGCCCCTGAAACGTTCCGTCGCTACAACGAACTGGGACTTGACTTCGTCCAGGGGTATGGACTGACAGAAACATCTCCCATCATTACCCTCAACCCGCTTCACCAGTTCAAACTAAGATCTGTGGGCAAGGTTTTTCCGCTGGTCGACATGAAAATTCTTGACCCGGATGAAGATGGTGTGGGTGAAATTGCGGTAAAAGGCCCAAATATCACATCAGGATACTATCGAGATCCAGAAGCAACCAAGGATCTATTCACAAGTGATGGGTTCCTACGAACCGGCGATGTAGGATATCTCGACAAAGAACATTATCTGTTTCTCACCGGTCGTAAAAAATCGTTGATTGTTACCGAGGGTGGGAAAAATGTTTACCCCGAAGAGATTGAAGATCATTTTCAACTTTTTCAGGAGATCGATCAGATCATGATCAAGGGCTACATTCAGAAAAAGGAAACCCTTGCCGAAGGCATTGAGGCAATCATTTATCCGAGTGAAGAGTTTTTTAAGGGTTGGACACCTGAGGATCGAAAAAAACGGTTGGAAAAAGCAGTCGCAGAGGTTAATAAAGAGCTTCTTCCCTATAAACGCATAACAAAGATGACCATCTTGGAAAAAGCGATGGAAACTACCACCACAAAAAAGATCAAGCGAAATCTGGTGCTTCGTCAGTTAGATCAGCTTCTTGAACGGAGTGGCATAAAATGA
- a CDS encoding inositol monophosphatase family protein: MTQYSKLIEKVIEAGDMAAKNQKSVRRNFKPDGSVLTETDLAIDQLLSDTLKELFPDANIVSEENPRDLFPDRKLTFALDPIDGTDAYSQGMPGWCVALGILNEQLLPVGGIIYAPRWGTDRERGVLLTALPDQEVLYNGSPLKIDADTKKQKQCLQMMISSKLHRTFDLSVYPGKLRSIGSSILHLAALLLHPGVTEVLLAPCFIWDIAAAHAIIKRKGFQVSYLNGKAIDYSVLIHRKKAAGHIVAGTNDSISALRSYFTEKQ; the protein is encoded by the coding sequence TTGACGCAGTATTCAAAACTCATCGAAAAAGTTATAGAAGCCGGAGACATGGCGGCTAAAAATCAAAAATCAGTGAGGAGAAATTTCAAACCAGACGGTTCGGTTCTTACCGAGACAGATCTTGCGATAGATCAGCTCCTTTCTGATACTTTGAAAGAACTCTTCCCCGACGCAAATATCGTCAGTGAAGAGAATCCAAGGGATCTTTTTCCCGACAGAAAATTGACCTTTGCCTTGGATCCTATCGACGGTACGGATGCCTATAGCCAGGGGATGCCGGGATGGTGTGTTGCATTAGGAATCCTCAACGAGCAACTGCTGCCTGTCGGCGGTATCATATATGCTCCCCGTTGGGGAACAGATCGGGAACGGGGTGTGCTGCTGACGGCCCTTCCCGATCAGGAAGTACTTTACAATGGCTCCCCGCTGAAGATCGATGCCGATACCAAAAAGCAGAAACAGTGTTTACAAATGATGATATCCAGTAAGCTTCACCGAACCTTCGATTTATCGGTCTACCCAGGGAAATTGCGTAGTATCGGTAGTTCCATACTGCACCTTGCAGCACTTCTCCTTCATCCTGGAGTAACGGAAGTGCTGCTTGCTCCTTGCTTCATATGGGACATTGCTGCAGCACATGCAATTATCAAGAGAAAAGGATTTCAGGTATCATATCTGAATGGGAAAGCGATTGATTATTCAGTCTTGATTCATCGAAAAAAAGCCGCCGGGCATATTGTTGCGGGAACTAACGATTCGATTTCCGCGTTACGTTCCTATTTCACAGAAAAGCAGTAA
- a CDS encoding nitroreductase family protein — protein MNELIDSMMSRKSVRVFLDKAVEEEKKALLIEAARRAPTAGNLMLYSIIDVTDQELKEKLAISCDHQPFIAKAPIVLIFLADPNRLWDLYRAGQVPESCNESGEAFIQKPALSDLMLASCDAMAAAQNVVIAAQSLGLGSCYIGDIMEQIEEHREMLGLPSSVFPLTMLVIGYPTEAASRRKQTDRYPLWAMTFENHYKSLTPKELATMTGKEDIKKEALRIYKKKTGADFSFEMRRSVKKGLMPFTETP, from the coding sequence ATGAACGAATTAATCGATTCCATGATGTCGAGAAAGTCGGTACGGGTCTTTCTCGACAAAGCCGTAGAAGAGGAAAAGAAGGCCCTTCTCATTGAGGCTGCCCGACGGGCACCGACAGCGGGAAACCTTATGCTCTATTCGATCATCGATGTAACCGACCAGGAACTCAAAGAAAAATTGGCGATCAGCTGTGACCATCAACCTTTCATCGCAAAGGCTCCAATCGTACTGATATTTCTTGCCGATCCTAATCGCCTTTGGGATCTTTATCGTGCGGGGCAGGTACCGGAAAGCTGCAACGAGAGTGGAGAAGCATTTATTCAGAAGCCTGCACTTTCCGATCTTATGCTTGCAAGCTGCGATGCCATGGCAGCCGCCCAGAATGTCGTTATTGCGGCTCAGTCCCTTGGATTAGGTTCCTGTTACATCGGCGACATCATGGAACAAATCGAAGAGCATCGTGAAATGCTTGGTCTCCCTTCTTCTGTATTCCCTCTTACCATGCTCGTTATCGGCTACCCCACCGAAGCGGCATCACGACGAAAACAGACCGACCGATACCCATTGTGGGCAATGACCTTCGAAAATCACTACAAAAGCCTCACTCCGAAAGAACTGGCGACAATGACAGGCAAGGAGGATATAAAGAAGGAAGCCCTGCGCATCTACAAGAAAAAGACCGGGGCGGATTTCTCTTTCGAAATGCGTAGATCGGTAAAAAAAGGGCTCATGCCTTTTACCGAGACTCCATAA